A genome region from Euzebya rosea includes the following:
- a CDS encoding serine/threonine-protein kinase: MSHRPQVRGPVEGILDEGPIGEGRFARVRAGREPHLGRAVAVSLLRPVDDATAARLDRQVAALSGLRDHPGLVGVLSSGRTDRGAPFVVQQRMAGSLEPGARPVATVLDVVQVGRRIGAGLQALHEAGLRHLDVRPANVLVDRWGGVRLSDAGIAHLWCGAMGISRSQSQPGVLAHLAPEVMAPEVVAPEVIAPDVVDRGPLGVAADVYGLASTLYTILSGRPPFCHGIADPATVVQRKVDGDLVDLRDRGLPEPVWAVLERGLAVDADARYPSVATFVTALQRAGASARLAARGGPLAPPAATDPPVATRHNPALPPLPPQPWPPTVRAAEDARAAEDARAAEEMARVAEEAGAAQEAARVAEEAGAAQEAARVAEEARAAEEAAGVAEKAEAAIRARRSATVRIPAPPVELAGHVDPPRDTGESDAPAPNGTSPRRRPLAFVALGLLVVLLTALVVPSVDEVSRSLIRAPVVLGRVPETAGAPEPAVADADSQDTTANAVPSADAVPSADAVPSAVTPPPVGAEPAVELPIPLSGPAVIPADVTVAAGRGLAVGGPATDLRLGRGEGMAWGDDGELYLADRAAHRVMRIDADGTVTVLAGTGHPGYSGDGGPAVLASLDDPYGVAVNGGVVHVTDRGNGVVRRIDVDGTISTVAGGPGSVLTTGTPPHGLAVRADGTLFTTLLANGLVVRVEPDGTESVIAGSGIRGSSGDGGPALEATMDAPTAIAVDGDTLVVAELGRRATGGNPPTGRLRRLVPDGEAWRIEGIAGGTGLNRPEGVAVAADGAILATSTFDNTVVAVVDGVRSVLAGRGEQGSDGDGGPAVLASLDRPKGVAVAPDGTLAVSEGSSPVVRAVGADGTISTIAGTAAEPAVTPADALALVLPTSIAVDPAGGFVVDDAATGEVVAIRDGEARSRTEGDAQLSAPGGVAVDDVGNVYVADPLRHVVWRLGRDGVLAIVAGQPERRPADISAVGIGDGQLATDALLSFPRGLDWHDETLYIADSLAHRIRAVGPDGRITTVAGSGSEAGTADGPVDSARLSVPHDVAVTGSALVIADTGNHAVRRVDMAAGSVSTLAGVPGTRGSSGGDGSTDTVTLDLPQAVDVLADGRIVVADTGNRRVLLLDGDRGDTLFGGVTSDLPLLRPVDLAVEPSGAVLVVDQVARRVWSRVP; the protein is encoded by the coding sequence GTGAGCCACCGACCCCAGGTCCGCGGTCCCGTTGAGGGGATCCTCGACGAGGGGCCGATCGGCGAGGGACGGTTCGCCCGGGTCAGGGCGGGCCGGGAGCCCCACCTCGGACGGGCCGTTGCCGTGTCGCTCCTGCGTCCGGTGGACGACGCCACGGCGGCCCGTCTCGACCGGCAGGTTGCGGCGCTGTCGGGGCTGCGGGACCACCCGGGCCTGGTCGGCGTCCTCTCCAGCGGCAGGACCGATCGGGGTGCGCCGTTCGTCGTCCAGCAGCGCATGGCCGGCAGCCTCGAGCCGGGGGCCCGACCGGTGGCGACGGTCCTGGATGTCGTGCAGGTCGGCCGCCGGATCGGTGCGGGCCTGCAGGCGCTGCACGAGGCGGGGCTCCGCCACCTCGACGTGCGGCCGGCCAACGTCCTCGTGGACCGGTGGGGCGGCGTGCGGCTGAGTGATGCCGGGATCGCCCACCTGTGGTGCGGGGCCATGGGGATCAGCCGGTCGCAGTCCCAGCCCGGCGTGCTGGCCCACCTTGCCCCCGAGGTCATGGCCCCCGAGGTAGTGGCCCCCGAGGTCATCGCTCCCGACGTGGTCGACAGGGGCCCCCTCGGGGTGGCCGCCGACGTCTACGGCCTGGCCTCGACGCTGTACACGATCCTCTCCGGGCGGCCCCCGTTCTGCCACGGCATCGCCGATCCCGCCACCGTGGTGCAGCGCAAGGTCGACGGCGACCTCGTCGACCTGCGGGACCGGGGGCTGCCCGAACCGGTCTGGGCCGTCCTCGAGCGAGGGCTGGCCGTCGACGCCGACGCCCGGTACCCCTCGGTCGCGACATTCGTGACGGCGCTGCAGCGTGCGGGGGCGTCGGCGCGCCTTGCTGCCCGAGGTGGCCCGCTGGCGCCGCCTGCCGCCACGGATCCGCCCGTCGCCACGCGACACAACCCTGCGCTCCCACCCCTCCCGCCGCAGCCCTGGCCGCCGACCGTCCGCGCCGCCGAGGACGCCCGCGCCGCCGAGGACGCCCGCGCTGCCGAGGAGATGGCGCGGGTTGCCGAGGAGGCCGGGGCCGCGCAGGAAGCGGCGCGGGTTGCCGAGGAGGCCGGGGCCGCGCAGGAAGCGGCGCGGGTTGCCGAGGAGGCTCGGGCTGCGGAGGAAGCGGCGGGGGTTGCCGAGAAGGCGGAGGCGGCCATCAGGGCGCGACGGTCGGCGACCGTGCGGATCCCGGCGCCCCCGGTCGAGCTCGCCGGGCACGTCGATCCACCTCGCGACACCGGCGAGTCCGACGCTCCGGCGCCGAACGGGACCTCACCGCGCCGGCGGCCGCTGGCGTTCGTCGCCCTCGGGCTGCTGGTCGTCCTGCTCACAGCCCTCGTCGTCCCGTCAGTGGACGAGGTCAGCCGGTCGCTCATCCGCGCCCCCGTCGTGCTCGGTCGAGTCCCGGAAACCGCCGGGGCCCCCGAGCCGGCGGTCGCCGACGCGGACTCGCAGGACACGACCGCGAACGCCGTACCGTCAGCGGACGCCGTACCGTCAGCGGACGCCGTACCGTCAGCGGTCACCCCGCCCCCGGTCGGCGCCGAGCCTGCGGTCGAGCTGCCCATCCCGCTGTCGGGTCCCGCGGTGATCCCCGCTGATGTGACGGTCGCCGCTGGGCGCGGACTGGCGGTCGGCGGACCCGCGACCGACCTTCGCCTGGGTCGGGGCGAAGGCATGGCCTGGGGCGACGACGGCGAGCTGTACCTGGCGGACCGGGCCGCCCACCGGGTCATGCGCATCGACGCCGACGGCACCGTCACCGTGCTCGCCGGCACCGGGCACCCCGGGTACAGCGGCGACGGCGGCCCAGCGGTGCTCGCCAGCCTCGACGACCCGTACGGGGTGGCGGTCAACGGGGGCGTGGTCCACGTCACCGACCGTGGGAACGGAGTCGTCCGCCGGATCGACGTCGACGGGACCATCTCGACCGTGGCCGGTGGCCCCGGCTCGGTGCTGACGACGGGGACCCCGCCCCACGGGCTGGCCGTGCGGGCCGACGGCACGCTGTTCACCACGCTGCTCGCGAACGGGCTCGTGGTGCGGGTGGAGCCCGACGGCACGGAGTCCGTCATCGCTGGCTCGGGTATCCGCGGGTCCAGCGGCGACGGCGGGCCGGCCCTGGAGGCAACCATGGACGCACCCACCGCCATCGCCGTGGACGGCGACACGCTGGTGGTGGCCGAGCTCGGGCGGCGTGCCACCGGCGGCAACCCCCCGACGGGCAGGCTTCGACGACTGGTCCCCGACGGGGAGGCCTGGCGCATCGAGGGCATCGCCGGGGGAACCGGGCTGAACCGGCCCGAGGGCGTCGCGGTGGCGGCTGATGGGGCCATCCTCGCCACGAGCACCTTCGACAACACGGTGGTCGCCGTCGTCGACGGGGTGCGGTCGGTCCTCGCCGGACGGGGTGAGCAGGGCAGCGATGGCGACGGCGGACCGGCCGTGCTGGCCAGCCTCGATCGGCCGAAAGGCGTCGCCGTGGCCCCCGACGGGACGCTGGCGGTGTCGGAGGGGTCGTCGCCGGTGGTCCGGGCCGTGGGCGCCGACGGCACGATCTCCACCATCGCCGGCACCGCTGCAGAACCCGCCGTCACACCCGCCGATGCCCTTGCCCTGGTCCTGCCGACGTCGATCGCCGTGGATCCGGCAGGCGGGTTCGTCGTCGATGACGCCGCGACCGGTGAGGTCGTGGCGATCCGCGACGGCGAGGCGCGCAGCCGGACCGAAGGGGATGCGCAGCTGTCGGCACCCGGTGGGGTTGCCGTCGACGACGTCGGCAACGTCTACGTGGCAGACCCGCTCCGGCATGTCGTCTGGCGGCTCGGTCGCGACGGGGTCCTGGCGATCGTGGCCGGACAGCCCGAACGACGGCCCGCCGACATCTCCGCTGTCGGCATCGGTGACGGACAGCTGGCCACCGACGCGCTGCTGAGCTTCCCCCGCGGTCTCGACTGGCACGACGAAACCCTCTACATCGCCGACAGCCTGGCCCACCGGATCCGGGCCGTCGGGCCGGACGGACGCATCACCACCGTCGCCGGTTCGGGCAGCGAGGCCGGGACGGCCGACGGCCCCGTGGACAGCGCGCGCCTCTCCGTGCCCCACGACGTCGCCGTCACGGGCTCCGCGCTGGTGATCGCCGACACCGGGAACCATGCCGTCCGACGGGTGGACATGGCCGCAGGGTCGGTGTCCACCCTTGCCGGCGTCCCCGGCACCCGTGGATCCTCCGGCGGAGACGGATCGACGGACACGGTCACGCTCGACCTCCCCCAGGCCGTCGACGTGCTGGCCGACGGACGGATCGTCGTGGCCGACACCGGCAACCGTCGAGTCCTTCTGCTCGACGGCGATCGAGGCGACACGTTGTTCGGCGGGGTCACCAGCGACCTGCCGCTCCTCCGCCCCGTCGACCTGGCCGTCGAACCCTCCGGCGCGGTCCTGGTGGTCGACCAGGTCGCCCGCCGCGTCTGGTCACGCGTGCCCTGA
- a CDS encoding MinD/ParA family ATP-binding protein: MPPPPDSPFDADRVHGPRPATSAPRRRWWRRRHEDPDAALIARARAPLTRSRRIVVASRKGGVGKTSVALMLGHAFAARRLDRVIAVDGDPDGGTLAHRVARADALHIGDLLEAMRDVHGYTSIRRFTVGTPSGLEVLATPADPDASRTYHTAEYLRILAKLNGSYGLIVLDTGTGVLDNVTAGILDAADQLVLVAGPGSDESRAADQTLDWLEEQAAGHLVEGAVTVLNTTWPLDGVDLDPVAAHFATRTRAVVRLPFDAHLADGAVVDPLRLAAPTRHAFLELAATVADGFALDTPRRTSPTPSGHA; the protein is encoded by the coding sequence ATGCCACCACCTCCGGACAGCCCATTCGACGCCGACCGCGTCCACGGCCCCCGGCCCGCGACCTCCGCACCACGTCGTCGCTGGTGGCGTCGACGGCACGAGGATCCCGACGCCGCGCTCATCGCCCGGGCCAGGGCCCCCCTGACACGCTCCCGACGGATCGTCGTGGCGTCCCGCAAGGGGGGCGTCGGCAAGACCAGCGTGGCGCTGATGCTCGGTCACGCCTTCGCCGCCCGGCGGCTCGACCGGGTGATCGCCGTCGACGGTGACCCCGATGGCGGCACCCTGGCCCACCGCGTCGCCCGAGCGGACGCCCTGCACATCGGCGACCTGCTCGAGGCGATGCGCGACGTGCACGGCTACACCTCGATCCGACGTTTCACCGTCGGCACCCCCTCGGGCCTGGAAGTCCTCGCCACCCCCGCCGATCCCGACGCCTCCCGGACCTACCACACCGCGGAGTACCTGCGGATCCTCGCCAAGCTCAACGGCAGCTACGGGCTGATCGTGCTCGACACGGGAACGGGCGTGCTGGACAACGTGACCGCCGGCATCCTCGACGCCGCAGACCAGCTGGTGCTGGTCGCCGGCCCCGGCAGCGACGAGTCCCGTGCGGCCGACCAGACGCTGGACTGGCTGGAGGAGCAGGCAGCGGGCCACCTCGTGGAGGGCGCCGTCACCGTCCTCAACACCACCTGGCCGCTGGACGGGGTGGACCTCGATCCCGTCGCCGCCCACTTCGCGACACGCACCCGTGCCGTCGTCCGGCTGCCGTTCGACGCACACCTCGCGGACGGGGCCGTCGTGGACCCCCTGCGGCTGGCCGCCCCGACCCGGCACGCGTTCCTGGAGCTCGCGGCCACCGTCGCCGATGGCTTCGCCCTCGACACCCCGCGCCGGACGAGCCCGACCCCGTCAGGGCACGCGTGA
- a CDS encoding AAA family ATPase, which produces MAEDFEAYRGSVTSTEHDGEGSRPRPERPDPADTAAVDGPLSLVEDERLTRLLGAERPSEEAAKRLADATALVRAEPAAPHRRRPWRRSHRRQQALLAAAEQDARALVGRIVRPFDGARRVAVASTKGGVGKTTVTVLLGHTLASLRDDRVVALDANPDAGTLARRIERESGANAVDLLDLVGSVRDYYDLRHFTSQAASRLEVIAAPEDPRDTRGITRADMHELLDRLSLDYTLLLADCGTGVTTAATRAIVEAVDQLVVVTAPRVDSVHSVTYMLRWLEGAGHPDLVADAVVVVNGLREDTGVDVHAVVAHFEPIVRAVIGVPWDSDLARGGTTDLGYLRASTRHAIAQLAAAVADGFAAPRRQGPGA; this is translated from the coding sequence GTGGCAGAGGACTTCGAGGCGTACCGGGGCTCGGTCACATCGACGGAGCACGACGGGGAGGGCAGCCGGCCACGTCCCGAGCGCCCCGACCCCGCCGACACGGCCGCGGTCGACGGCCCGCTCTCGTTGGTCGAGGACGAACGGTTGACGCGCCTGCTGGGTGCCGAACGTCCCTCCGAGGAGGCGGCCAAGCGGCTCGCCGACGCAACCGCCCTCGTCCGTGCCGAACCGGCAGCACCACACCGCCGCCGTCCGTGGCGTCGGTCGCATCGCCGGCAGCAGGCGCTGCTCGCCGCCGCCGAGCAGGACGCACGGGCGCTGGTCGGACGGATCGTCCGCCCCTTCGACGGCGCACGACGGGTGGCGGTTGCGTCGACCAAGGGTGGCGTCGGCAAGACGACCGTGACGGTCCTGCTCGGCCACACCCTGGCCAGCCTGCGCGACGACCGGGTGGTGGCCCTGGACGCCAACCCCGACGCGGGGACCCTGGCCCGACGGATCGAGCGCGAGTCCGGCGCCAACGCCGTGGACCTGCTGGACCTCGTGGGGTCGGTACGGGACTACTACGACCTTCGCCACTTCACGTCGCAGGCAGCCAGCCGGCTGGAGGTCATCGCCGCCCCCGAGGACCCGCGCGACACCCGCGGCATCACGCGCGCCGACATGCACGAGCTGCTGGACCGGCTGTCGCTGGACTACACCCTCCTCCTGGCCGACTGCGGCACCGGCGTCACGACGGCCGCCACCCGCGCCATCGTCGAGGCCGTCGACCAGCTCGTGGTCGTGACCGCACCGCGCGTGGACTCCGTGCACTCCGTCACCTACATGCTGCGCTGGCTGGAGGGCGCGGGTCATCCCGACCTCGTGGCCGACGCGGTGGTCGTGGTCAACGGCCTGCGCGAGGACACCGGTGTGGACGTTCATGCGGTGGTCGCCCACTTCGAGCCGATCGTCCGGGCAGTCATCGGCGTACCGTGGGATTCCGACCTCGCGCGTGGGGGAACAACGGATCTCGGTTATCTTCGAGCCTCCACACGGCACGCGATCGCCCAGCTCGCCGCGGCCGTGGCGGATGGATTCGCAGCACCGAGACGACAGGGGCCAGGCGCATGA
- a CDS encoding LysM peptidoglycan-binding domain-containing protein, with the protein MTAYEDAIRRVIDDARTVRAQNRGDEPVRAAAARGAAAAATAGMLTVAPAVPAIAATQPVDAPAQDVADVLVQDLLGSAPTTLVPEPATATAPIGVPPSTGPVVVAIDDVGEVIEDTVGDGPAGDVADQVGEVVDQVVDAIEDDVVEEVVEDVLPGIRPPVIVPLDGRDTEPPPRQTDAPVVVVPPVRPDTPAGGRFPAPPPTLPDPEPDPDDGVDVPGRPAPPVVPVIVGSAPPPAIQGAGTTDITEDFSDLDDTVTTTPIPLGGVTTYVVRAGDSLWSIATDLLADAEDEITVLDIGRAVEVIYEVNRERIGPDPDHLAIGIELEIPEDIVEQVESGDPGSDGDDASTDGPTTEAASDG; encoded by the coding sequence ATGACGGCGTACGAGGACGCGATTCGTCGCGTGATCGACGACGCACGGACGGTCCGCGCCCAGAACCGGGGGGACGAGCCGGTCCGGGCTGCCGCCGCGCGGGGCGCCGCCGCAGCCGCAACCGCGGGCATGCTGACCGTGGCCCCGGCGGTGCCGGCCATCGCCGCCACCCAGCCGGTGGACGCCCCAGCCCAGGACGTCGCCGACGTGCTGGTCCAGGACCTCCTTGGGTCGGCACCCACGACGCTCGTCCCCGAACCGGCCACCGCGACCGCGCCGATCGGCGTCCCACCGTCGACGGGGCCGGTCGTCGTGGCGATCGACGACGTCGGCGAGGTCATCGAGGACACGGTTGGTGACGGCCCGGCTGGTGACGTGGCCGATCAGGTCGGGGAGGTCGTCGATCAGGTCGTGGACGCGATCGAGGACGACGTCGTCGAGGAGGTCGTGGAGGACGTGCTGCCGGGGATCCGCCCGCCCGTCATCGTCCCCCTCGATGGCCGCGACACCGAGCCGCCGCCCCGGCAGACCGACGCCCCCGTCGTCGTCGTGCCGCCGGTGCGCCCCGACACCCCTGCCGGCGGACGGTTCCCGGCACCACCTCCCACCCTGCCCGACCCGGAACCCGATCCGGACGACGGCGTGGACGTGCCGGGACGACCCGCTCCGCCGGTTGTACCGGTGATCGTCGGGTCGGCACCTCCGCCGGCGATCCAGGGCGCCGGGACGACCGACATCACCGAGGACTTCTCCGACCTCGACGACACCGTGACGACCACACCGATCCCGCTCGGTGGGGTGACCACCTACGTCGTCCGGGCCGGCGACAGCCTGTGGTCGATCGCGACCGACCTGCTGGCCGACGCCGAGGACGAGATCACCGTGCTCGACATCGGCCGCGCCGTTGAGGTCATCTACGAGGTCAACCGCGAGCGCATCGGTCCCGACCCCGACCACCTGGCCATCGGGATCGAGCTGGAGATCCCCGAGGACATCGTCGAGCAGGTCGAGTCCGGCGACCCCGGCTCGGACGGCGACGACGCGTCCACCGATGGCCCCACCACAGAGGCCGCCAGCGACGGGTGA
- a CDS encoding SPOR domain-containing protein: MTTEQTPPLGLPLPEREEIVPLVIERGSGWKWVAIGALAIALGLGVAFALATFGGDEEPAELVLVPQVTDFGWQDARSILEDAGFVPVHEGVVRSEGVDGTVFEQDPPANSRAESGGFVEIYYTIRPPTDEDGAAAAGPPETTTAAVESPVPDPGDASATETTPSPAPSVAPSGGRALDPPWIAIVQSPDNEDDARRLYEERYAADYPDGGYLYSSDFGQMRDGFWVVYVGQFDSQADAQAFCSSEFGAPSPGRQPDCYVRTTAG; the protein is encoded by the coding sequence ATGACGACGGAGCAGACCCCTCCCCTGGGGCTTCCCCTGCCCGAACGGGAGGAGATCGTGCCGCTCGTCATCGAACGGGGGAGCGGCTGGAAGTGGGTGGCCATCGGCGCGTTGGCCATCGCGCTGGGCCTGGGAGTGGCGTTCGCCCTGGCGACGTTCGGCGGCGACGAGGAACCCGCGGAGCTCGTCCTCGTGCCGCAGGTGACGGACTTCGGCTGGCAGGACGCGCGCAGCATCCTCGAGGACGCCGGCTTCGTCCCCGTCCACGAGGGGGTCGTCCGTTCCGAAGGGGTGGACGGGACCGTGTTCGAGCAGGACCCCCCGGCCAACAGCCGCGCCGAGTCCGGCGGGTTCGTGGAGATCTACTACACCATTCGCCCTCCGACCGACGAGGACGGTGCAGCCGCAGCCGGGCCACCGGAGACCACCACCGCAGCTGTCGAGTCGCCCGTTCCGGATCCCGGTGACGCCTCGGCCACGGAGACGACACCGTCGCCCGCGCCGTCGGTGGCCCCGTCCGGTGGCCGGGCGCTGGACCCGCCGTGGATCGCGATCGTGCAGAGTCCCGACAACGAGGACGACGCACGTCGGCTGTACGAGGAACGGTACGCCGCGGACTACCCCGACGGTGGCTACCTGTACTCCTCCGACTTCGGCCAGATGCGCGACGGCTTCTGGGTGGTCTACGTGGGACAGTTCGACAGCCAGGCCGACGCACAGGCGTTCTGCAGCAGCGAGTTCGGCGCACCGTCGCCAGGTCGACAACCCGACTGCTACGTGCGCACCACCGCCGGCTGA
- a CDS encoding WXG100 family type VII secretion target: protein MPPPLHRPGISDVDSRWDLIGGCPTPGSPEAIVDVASAMGVRADTAEDLYDQLQQLGLDVGDSGWGGPTAAAFAERFSALPARVLTARMALDAASKALTRWGESLRELRREGLRTLVDAEAAHAAWAAANEARAEAYQQGQLELHHDAAVGEALRDLKAARARAAELRTEHAELATSATRVLDDRTPQQPGPGDDLLTAMLAHLGGPGLVAAVMGTDADGDADTLDPGTEIAGIVADSWSDVVLGLHGALEDVMGAAVIGPARTDAALDRAAGTTTLGDVLHLVTADGPAATPPAALPVLAGVVDLIPTVPAVATVPVDLVAGLQVTTVEIPRPLRYVDWFAAVEAGPAALAPAWLDLLDLQALAGPVVTRVATALELSGGVTVVGTFDTEAQR, encoded by the coding sequence ATGCCCCCTCCCCTCCACCGCCCCGGGATCAGCGACGTCGACAGCCGCTGGGACCTGATCGGTGGCTGCCCGACCCCCGGCTCCCCGGAGGCGATCGTCGACGTTGCGTCCGCGATGGGCGTGCGGGCAGACACGGCGGAGGACCTCTACGACCAGCTGCAGCAGCTCGGCCTCGACGTCGGGGACAGCGGATGGGGCGGCCCGACCGCCGCCGCGTTCGCGGAGCGGTTCTCCGCGCTGCCCGCCCGGGTCCTGACCGCACGGATGGCGCTGGACGCGGCGAGCAAGGCGCTCACCAGGTGGGGCGAGTCGCTTCGCGAGCTCAGGAGGGAGGGGCTCCGGACGCTCGTCGACGCCGAGGCGGCCCACGCCGCGTGGGCTGCGGCCAACGAGGCCCGTGCCGAGGCCTACCAGCAGGGCCAGCTCGAGCTGCACCACGACGCCGCAGTCGGTGAGGCGTTGCGCGATCTGAAGGCGGCCCGTGCCCGAGCGGCCGAGCTGCGAACCGAGCACGCCGAGCTGGCCACGTCGGCGACACGCGTCCTCGACGACCGCACACCGCAACAGCCCGGCCCCGGCGATGACCTGCTGACGGCCATGCTGGCCCACCTCGGCGGCCCCGGACTGGTGGCAGCCGTCATGGGGACCGACGCCGACGGCGACGCCGACACGCTCGACCCCGGCACCGAGATCGCGGGGATCGTGGCCGACAGCTGGTCGGATGTGGTGCTCGGCCTGCATGGCGCCCTGGAGGACGTCATGGGCGCTGCGGTCATCGGACCGGCACGGACCGACGCCGCCCTCGACCGTGCCGCAGGGACGACGACCCTCGGCGACGTCCTGCACCTGGTCACCGCCGACGGACCGGCAGCGACTCCGCCTGCAGCCCTGCCCGTGCTGGCGGGGGTGGTCGACCTGATCCCGACCGTGCCAGCGGTGGCGACGGTGCCGGTGGACCTCGTGGCAGGGCTGCAGGTCACGACCGTCGAGATCCCCCGTCCGCTGCGGTACGTCGACTGGTTCGCTGCCGTCGAGGCAGGTCCTGCGGCCCTCGCCCCCGCCTGGCTGGACTTGCTGGACCTGCAGGCGCTGGCCGGCCCAGTCGTCACGCGGGTCGCCACGGCCCTCGAGCTGAGCGGGGGCGTCACGGTGGTCGGGACCTTCGACACGGAGGCACAGCGATGA
- a CDS encoding WXG100 family type VII secretion target, whose protein sequence is MSVIRANHEEITRMAGRVGQAAVVAQEEIASCRSQLSSLNDSFTGETAAAFQTRYEEWNSAAEELTTALDTLGRWLQERGDLIADWDARNAASVLS, encoded by the coding sequence ATGAGCGTCATCCGCGCGAACCACGAGGAGATCACCCGCATGGCCGGCCGTGTCGGCCAGGCCGCCGTCGTCGCCCAGGAGGAGATCGCGTCCTGCCGGTCGCAGCTGTCGTCGTTGAACGACTCCTTCACCGGCGAGACCGCCGCGGCCTTCCAGACCCGCTACGAGGAGTGGAACAGCGCTGCCGAGGAGTTGACGACCGCCCTGGACACCCTCGGCCGCTGGCTCCAGGAGCGCGGCGACCTGATCGCCGACTGGGATGCCCGCAACGCCGCCAGCGTCCTTTCCTAG
- a CDS encoding RNA polymerase sigma factor: MQGARRGSAADGGSPVEARDGAPSDQALVRAVRDGDEDAFALLYARYEPVARRSARRAARRHPQLDVEEVTNLAITRLWQVLDRFDDERDFAPWAAVVLSHAVRSAAERTRSATSRMNWGAMLAGATEDERDRLSELPGRGGAGSDGLESVLLDEQERVVAAVLQEVLSPREAKVVRLRLAGWTYSEIADRLELDTKAVDNALRRGMARLREAFSDGRVEAVMSP; the protein is encoded by the coding sequence GTGCAGGGGGCACGGCGGGGCTCGGCGGCCGACGGCGGGTCGCCGGTCGAGGCTCGCGACGGCGCGCCGTCGGACCAGGCCCTCGTCAGGGCCGTCCGGGACGGCGACGAGGACGCGTTCGCCCTGCTGTACGCCCGCTACGAGCCGGTCGCCCGCCGGTCGGCTCGTCGCGCGGCCAGACGGCACCCGCAGCTCGACGTGGAGGAGGTCACCAACCTCGCGATCACCCGCCTGTGGCAGGTCCTGGACCGCTTCGACGACGAGCGGGACTTCGCACCGTGGGCCGCCGTGGTCCTCTCCCATGCCGTGCGCAGCGCGGCCGAACGCACCCGCTCGGCGACCTCGCGGATGAACTGGGGTGCGATGCTCGCCGGCGCGACGGAGGACGAGCGGGATCGCCTTTCGGAGCTGCCCGGGCGGGGTGGAGCGGGCAGCGACGGGCTGGAGTCGGTGTTGCTGGACGAGCAGGAACGTGTCGTGGCCGCCGTGCTGCAGGAGGTACTTTCCCCGCGTGAAGCGAAGGTGGTGCGACTGCGTCTGGCTGGGTGGACCTACTCCGAGATCGCCGATCGACTCGAGCTGGACACCAAGGCCGTGGACAACGCACTGCGTCGTGGGATGGCACGGCTGCGCGAGGCCTTCTCCGACGGCCGCGTCGAGGCGGTGATGTCGCCGTGA